Proteins co-encoded in one Arthrobacter alpinus genomic window:
- a CDS encoding tyrosine-type recombinase/integrase, producing MPTAKQRSKGTGSVYQNSRGQWVASIEAGWTERGTRRRVTLKAHTKAVVRARLAEAQQRIAAEGHTDQTWDSVTVKRWADRWLEERQHIIRPGTYVSDRSGISKWIVPAIGHLRLDALVPADIRKVRTAQEQAGLALATMQRTHAVLSKMLSDAVAEGYRVPQRAREAGGPGAGSSPRQSLNAGAAAKILAVATTRPDASRWVAALVEGLRPAEALGLTWDMVDLAAETITLAWQLKALPYVEARKPESGFRVPRGFESRQIHGAYHLVRPKTRAGSRVIPLVPWLVDALSSWADCAPSSPCGLVWPRDDGAPRSAELDRRLWYEIVAEAEVTVTLPDGSSRRPLLYEARHTAATLLLASGIDETTIKAVLGHSSMLSTQSYLHSDNTRTRAALAASAEMLGLGR from the coding sequence ATGCCTACGGCCAAGCAGCGCAGCAAAGGAACCGGCTCGGTCTACCAGAACTCTCGGGGACAGTGGGTAGCCTCGATTGAGGCCGGGTGGACGGAACGCGGAACGCGTCGCCGCGTCACCTTGAAGGCGCATACGAAGGCCGTGGTTCGGGCCCGACTCGCTGAGGCACAGCAGCGGATTGCGGCCGAGGGGCACACCGACCAGACGTGGGATAGCGTCACAGTCAAGCGGTGGGCCGATCGGTGGCTCGAAGAGCGACAGCACATCATCCGACCCGGCACGTACGTCTCTGATCGCTCTGGAATCAGCAAGTGGATTGTTCCGGCTATAGGGCACCTGCGCCTCGATGCCCTCGTGCCCGCAGACATCCGGAAGGTCAGGACGGCCCAGGAACAAGCCGGTTTAGCACTCGCCACGATGCAGCGCACACACGCGGTGCTCAGCAAGATGCTCTCTGACGCGGTCGCCGAGGGGTACAGAGTCCCACAACGCGCACGGGAGGCGGGTGGCCCTGGTGCCGGGAGCTCCCCACGGCAGTCCCTGAACGCAGGGGCCGCGGCGAAGATTCTCGCTGTGGCTACCACCCGCCCAGACGCCTCGCGATGGGTCGCGGCGCTCGTAGAAGGGCTGCGCCCCGCGGAGGCACTGGGGCTGACCTGGGACATGGTAGACCTTGCAGCTGAGACGATTACGCTTGCCTGGCAACTCAAGGCACTGCCGTACGTCGAGGCCAGAAAACCCGAGAGTGGATTCCGGGTCCCTCGCGGATTCGAGTCCCGCCAGATCCATGGCGCCTACCATCTGGTCCGGCCTAAGACCCGTGCCGGGAGCCGCGTTATCCCGCTGGTGCCTTGGCTCGTCGATGCGCTCTCCTCTTGGGCAGACTGTGCGCCATCGTCCCCGTGCGGACTCGTCTGGCCCCGAGACGACGGCGCCCCACGATCGGCAGAGCTGGACCGCCGGCTGTGGTACGAGATCGTGGCGGAAGCAGAGGTAACGGTCACTCTTCCGGATGGCAGTAGTAGGAGGCCCTTGCTGTACGAGGCACGTCATACAGCAGCCACTCTGCTGCTCGCCAGCGGGATCGACGAGACCACGATTAAGGCCGTTCTTGGGCACTCCTCTATGCTGAGCACGCAGTCCTACCTGCACTCTGATAACACGAGGACCCGAGCGGCACTCGCGGCATCCGCGGAAATGCTCGGACTTGGCCGGTAG
- a CDS encoding class I SAM-dependent DNA methyltransferase, translating to MKTLEQTVAQHREEWAARSHAQQQLEIENNEAVAKLYGLEDEVGSHVPLERVSLTNNSAFRWPNKTPEERDVQFAESAVVDLISYAVGCMFGRYSLDKPGLILADQSSTLQDYLTNVQSPTFMPDADNVIPFVDDGWFEDDIVERFRQFLRVAFGVECFEENLRFVEESLGVKTIRDYFIMKSNPSGRSISRSKFYDDHVQRYKKRPIYWMFSSPKGSFNALIYLHRYTPATVSTVLNEYLREYRAKLEVGLQRAEEAAAGGASAQDQNEADRLRAVLAELRDYEHDVLYPLDIQKVEINLDDGVKVNYPNFYPALRPIKGLEASE from the coding sequence TTGAAGACGCTTGAACAGACCGTTGCGCAACATCGAGAAGAGTGGGCGGCGCGCTCGCACGCTCAGCAACAGCTGGAGATCGAGAACAACGAAGCCGTCGCGAAGCTCTACGGACTCGAGGACGAGGTTGGCTCGCACGTACCGCTCGAGCGTGTATCGCTCACCAACAACTCCGCGTTTCGGTGGCCAAACAAGACGCCCGAGGAGCGCGATGTCCAGTTCGCGGAGTCCGCCGTCGTCGACCTCATCTCGTATGCGGTCGGCTGCATGTTCGGTCGCTACAGTCTGGACAAGCCGGGCCTGATCCTTGCGGATCAGAGTTCAACGCTTCAGGACTACCTCACGAACGTGCAGTCGCCGACGTTCATGCCTGACGCTGATAACGTCATCCCGTTCGTTGACGATGGCTGGTTCGAGGACGACATAGTTGAGCGTTTCCGTCAGTTCCTGCGCGTCGCGTTCGGCGTTGAGTGCTTCGAAGAGAACCTGCGGTTCGTCGAGGAATCATTGGGTGTGAAGACCATCCGTGACTACTTCATCATGAAGTCGAACCCATCGGGTCGGAGCATCTCACGCTCGAAGTTCTACGACGATCACGTGCAGCGCTACAAAAAGCGCCCTATCTACTGGATGTTCTCCTCACCCAAGGGCTCGTTCAACGCTTTGATCTACTTGCACCGCTACACCCCGGCGACGGTCTCGACGGTGTTGAACGAATACCTGCGCGAGTACCGCGCCAAGCTCGAAGTCGGCCTTCAGCGTGCTGAGGAAGCTGCCGCCGGCGGTGCGTCAGCACAGGATCAGAATGAAGCCGACCGGCTGCGCGCTGTTCTGGCTGAGCTGCGGGACTACGAGCATGACGTGCTCTATCCGCTGGACATCCAGAAGGTCGAGATCAACCTCGATGACGGTGTAAAGGTAAATTACCCGAATTTTTACCCGGCGCTGCGCCCAATCAAAGGTCTGGAGGCATCTGAGTGA